A stretch of the Thiomicrorhabdus indica genome encodes the following:
- a CDS encoding type II secretion system protein, whose product MKQRGFSLLELSIAIVILGVILYGIKLSQSSIREFDSHKVNKLLMHDARQVLLTFVQVNGFLPCPDTDTPADGRENRKNDDTDNSQACVRHYGGLPYLDLGISDKDEWWSGLYYSVNQDTDNEAAGLDDIANPNASASYFSNRFTPNSGFDFNTPPIGVLGGPRRGNGNFVICNDVTASCDGSTPNDDIIEHAAIAVVVSYGDNGNAPRSPSETENTDNDDYFWQARRNISSGQEFDDQLFWLTGYDVKYAIIRSEKGLPDMPVPSP is encoded by the coding sequence ATGAAGCAAAGAGGGTTCTCACTATTAGAGTTAAGTATTGCCATTGTTATTCTTGGCGTGATTCTCTACGGTATTAAGCTATCTCAGTCAAGTATTAGAGAGTTTGATAGCCATAAAGTGAATAAGCTTTTAATGCACGATGCGAGGCAGGTGTTGCTGACCTTTGTCCAGGTCAACGGTTTTTTACCATGCCCTGATACAGATACGCCTGCAGATGGGCGCGAAAATAGAAAAAATGATGATACTGATAATAGTCAAGCTTGTGTTCGACACTATGGTGGTTTGCCTTATTTAGATTTAGGTATAAGTGATAAAGATGAATGGTGGAGTGGTCTTTATTATTCAGTTAATCAAGATACAGATAATGAGGCGGCAGGGTTGGATGATATTGCCAACCCAAACGCATCTGCAAGTTACTTTAGTAATCGTTTTACACCAAATTCTGGATTCGATTTCAATACGCCACCTATTGGGGTTCTAGGAGGGCCTCGAAGAGGCAATGGTAACTTTGTTATCTGTAATGATGTTACAGCGAGTTGCGATGGCTCTACACCCAATGATGACATTATTGAACATGCAGCGATTGCCGTGGTAGTGAGCTATGGTGATAATGGCAATGCTCCTCGCAGCCCTTCAGAGACAGAAAATACTGACAATGATGATTATTTCTGGCAGGCTCGAAGAAATATTTCTTCAGGCCAAGAATTTGATGACCAATTATTTTGGCTTACTGGTTACGATGTTAAATACGCTATTATTCGTTCTGAAAAAGGCTTGCCAGATATGCCTGTTCCATCTCCGTAG
- a CDS encoding type II secretion system protein, which yields MKKSTQLGFSLLELSIVLAIMGIIGVGGLLSYSEQQTHVYWKEADNRLSLVKSSLLSFVKTNKYLPCPDTDNDGFEDRNGNTCQGHNGGVPFNDLQLSLAEVSDSWGNKFHYAVNQDSINVLTPLNCGSPPCDCPQKSACFLNNNAPPQFDLTTFPLPGVGNQGVGNLNISSSSDLVGGNLIAVLVAYNQDGEDISGGSSQEDENQDTDTSFLQLIYSNNPSSFFDDRIKSISANELKEQLDSELDPQVVDIGGSENVTIIEPEGEENLLASDTVGIAGGSGDDDRFASEIGVNVVSGALDFGAENAGRMVTVSFDMEVTGGWEDADALNEGQGAEYSGGRIETQDQFVVAFNSDVDQELYGHSEDGTLVDLDDGINMLLGESGKTKEELQSDPNYQDQFFFYDENDDSDNTWYEYKTYNVQLDENGKVNIDFANFSTQTSENVDVSNIQGALYNVPPKVPNFPGDTVYEEGELSTIEQIIADNKP from the coding sequence ATGAAAAAAAGTACGCAACTAGGGTTTTCACTTTTGGAGCTCTCTATTGTCCTTGCAATTATGGGCATAATTGGAGTAGGAGGATTACTTTCATATTCAGAGCAGCAAACACATGTGTATTGGAAAGAAGCGGACAATCGTCTTTCACTGGTTAAATCGTCTCTTTTAAGCTTTGTAAAAACGAACAAATACTTGCCGTGTCCAGACACAGATAATGATGGTTTTGAAGATCGTAACGGTAACACTTGCCAGGGACACAACGGTGGAGTGCCTTTCAATGATCTTCAATTATCATTAGCTGAAGTCTCCGACAGTTGGGGGAATAAATTTCATTACGCTGTAAACCAAGATAGTATCAATGTATTAACTCCTTTAAATTGTGGATCGCCACCTTGCGATTGTCCTCAGAAATCTGCCTGTTTCTTAAACAATAACGCACCACCTCAATTTGATTTAACCACTTTTCCTTTACCTGGTGTCGGTAATCAAGGTGTTGGAAACCTAAATATTTCATCTTCTTCTGACTTAGTTGGCGGGAATTTGATTGCAGTTTTGGTGGCTTATAACCAAGATGGAGAGGATATTTCTGGTGGTTCTAGCCAAGAAGATGAAAACCAGGATACAGACACTAGCTTTCTCCAACTAATTTATTCGAATAATCCGAGTTCATTTTTTGATGATCGTATCAAATCTATTTCAGCCAATGAATTAAAAGAGCAGCTAGACTCAGAACTTGACCCCCAAGTTGTAGACATTGGAGGAAGCGAAAATGTGACTATTATCGAACCTGAGGGTGAGGAAAATCTCCTGGCGAGTGATACTGTCGGTATTGCAGGAGGGAGTGGTGATGATGACCGCTTTGCATCTGAAATAGGGGTGAATGTGGTGTCAGGGGCTCTGGATTTTGGCGCTGAAAATGCAGGTCGTATGGTTACCGTATCATTTGATATGGAGGTGACAGGTGGATGGGAAGATGCAGATGCTTTAAATGAAGGGCAAGGGGCAGAATATAGTGGTGGAAGAATAGAAACTCAAGACCAATTTGTTGTGGCTTTTAATTCAGATGTAGATCAAGAGCTTTATGGTCATTCGGAAGATGGAACCTTGGTCGATTTGGATGATGGGATAAATATGCTTCTAGGGGAGAGTGGAAAAACAAAAGAAGAACTACAATCTGATCCGAATTATCAAGACCAATTCTTTTTTTATGATGAAAATGACGATAGTGATAACACATGGTATGAATACAAAACTTATAACGTACAGTTAGATGAGAATGGAAAGGTAAATATTGATTTTGCTAACTTTTCAACTCAAACATCTGAAAATGTTGATGTGAGTAATATTCAGGGTGCTTTATACAATGTACCACCCAAGGTTCCCAATTTCCCTGGAGATACGGTCTATGAAGAAGGTGAATTAAGCACAATAGAGCAAATAATTGCCGATAATAAACCTTAA
- a CDS encoding PhoH family protein — MTALQSIEFQLFPEDNERLQNLCGWNHEHLGQVELRLGVEINTRGFAVSVTGLPERLVKTEQVIRDLYEQTQFETLTPEKLHLVLHELGFDEMQALSEEQQLIKTRRKTIKTRNLNQASYIASIQSHDINFGIGPAGTGKTYLAVACAVAALESEKVRRIILTRPAVEAGEKLGFLPGDLSQKVDPYLRPLFDALFEMLGFETVERLLEKNVIEVAPLAFMRGRTLNESFIILDEAQNTTTEQMKMFLTRIGFGSTAVVTGDITQCDLPRSQKSGLRHVIEVLEGVSGIGFTFYQAKDVVRHALVQKIVHAYDRYDRNKAKQIDAKKRDNTNQ; from the coding sequence TTGACGGCATTACAAAGCATTGAATTTCAATTGTTCCCAGAGGACAACGAGCGGTTGCAAAACCTTTGCGGTTGGAATCATGAGCATTTAGGTCAAGTTGAATTGCGTTTAGGCGTAGAAATTAATACTCGCGGATTCGCGGTTTCTGTCACTGGTTTGCCGGAACGTCTAGTGAAAACAGAACAAGTCATTCGTGATTTGTATGAACAGACACAGTTTGAGACGCTAACGCCTGAAAAATTGCATTTGGTTTTGCATGAGCTTGGATTTGATGAAATGCAGGCATTGAGTGAAGAACAGCAGTTAATCAAAACACGTCGCAAAACCATTAAAACTCGCAACTTGAATCAAGCCAGTTATATTGCTTCAATCCAGTCACACGATATTAATTTTGGGATTGGACCGGCCGGTACAGGAAAGACTTATTTAGCAGTTGCCTGCGCAGTTGCCGCCTTGGAAAGTGAAAAGGTGCGTCGAATTATTCTGACGCGCCCTGCGGTGGAAGCCGGCGAAAAGCTCGGTTTTCTGCCTGGCGATTTAAGTCAAAAAGTCGACCCGTATTTGCGTCCACTCTTTGATGCGTTATTTGAAATGCTTGGTTTTGAAACGGTTGAGCGATTGTTAGAAAAGAACGTGATTGAAGTCGCGCCTTTGGCATTTATGCGTGGTCGTACTTTAAATGAATCGTTTATTATTCTGGATGAAGCTCAGAATACGACGACCGAGCAAATGAAAATGTTTTTGACGCGAATTGGTTTTGGTTCGACAGCGGTGGTCACGGGCGACATTACTCAGTGTGACTTACCTCGTTCTCAAAAGTCAGGTTTGCGCCATGTGATTGAGGTTTTAGAAGGTGTCAGTGGTATTGGTTTCACCTTTTATCAAGCCAAAGACGTGGTTCGTCATGCATTAGTGCAAAAAATTGTGCACGCTTATGATCGGTATGACCGAAATAAAGCCAAGCAAATTGACGCAAAAAAACGTGATAATACGAATCAGTAA
- a CDS encoding sensor histidine kinase: protein MEWIQATIEFLSSEGWFLILLLGIVLVVLALYFRYQTLKLRHSISQLYKINENCQQDALEFFHQSWPLLNRSGCLELEANVNWFGETFKISKGSTLDQTYLYAFTASVDDMKFKVSAYLSYSGQQPESIARVILITFQHILEQDLMLKQSQILISQKRLERYQLFVQHEIKNIAQFLQLLSDQVQTIEAEEACNKLMNRLKASVPFMAQRAKRTLSQTYQPSQVLQNEWINIESMILDIVKVNALAAQIKGEANVYLPRELMLEVFKNILNNFRDHGSGSEVLKIRVKKQADELSVQIESSEISLQQVPIERMFEPFWTNSESGMGLGLFLARELLKQIDGLVTFRSNTENQTSLFEVSIPIKDVLNQ from the coding sequence ATGGAATGGATACAGGCCACTATTGAATTTCTCTCTTCCGAGGGATGGTTTCTCATTCTCCTGTTAGGCATTGTTTTGGTTGTTCTGGCGCTCTATTTTCGATACCAAACACTTAAATTAAGACACAGTATTTCGCAACTCTACAAAATTAACGAAAACTGCCAGCAAGATGCCTTGGAGTTTTTTCATCAATCTTGGCCACTTCTTAACCGTTCCGGTTGCTTGGAGCTTGAAGCGAATGTCAACTGGTTTGGTGAAACCTTTAAAATTTCCAAAGGCTCAACACTGGACCAAACTTACCTTTATGCATTTACTGCGTCCGTCGATGACATGAAATTTAAGGTGAGTGCCTATTTGTCTTATTCAGGACAGCAACCAGAAAGTATTGCTCGCGTTATTCTTATCACTTTTCAGCATATTCTTGAGCAGGATTTAATGCTCAAACAGTCGCAAATTCTTATTTCTCAAAAACGACTTGAGCGCTACCAATTGTTTGTTCAGCATGAGATTAAAAACATTGCGCAGTTCCTACAATTGCTTTCAGATCAAGTGCAAACCATCGAAGCTGAAGAGGCTTGTAACAAATTAATGAACCGCTTGAAAGCCTCAGTGCCGTTTATGGCACAAAGAGCGAAACGTACCTTATCGCAGACCTATCAACCTTCACAAGTTTTACAGAATGAATGGATCAATATTGAGTCGATGATTTTAGATATCGTGAAGGTGAATGCACTGGCTGCACAAATTAAAGGGGAAGCGAATGTGTATCTTCCTCGTGAATTGATGTTAGAAGTTTTTAAAAACATTCTAAATAACTTTCGTGATCATGGTTCAGGGAGTGAGGTGCTGAAAATTCGGGTGAAGAAACAAGCTGATGAACTCAGTGTTCAGATAGAAAGTTCTGAGATAAGTTTGCAGCAGGTTCCGATAGAACGGATGTTTGAACCGTTTTGGACGAATAGTGAAAGTGGCATGGGATTGGGGTTGTTTCTTGCAAGAGAGCTGCTCAAGCAGATAGACGGTTTGGTGACATTTCGATCAAATACTGAAAATCAGACATCTCTATTTGAAGTGAGTATCCCTATAAAAGATGTGTTAAATCAATAA
- a CDS encoding prepilin-type N-terminal cleavage/methylation domain-containing protein → MRKSDTKSKGFTLVEISIVLGIVGIIVAGTITGLSSFQKVKYQQESENNLSNIKEQLLKFSQINKYLPCPDADNDGLENRVTANPGAECSVSIGLVPFVDIGLSQSDTFDGWNNPIRYVVNSEATDSVTVCDATDSASFFCNRNDDGAFFSLATPPIYNNDGSGNYFICNESATACSGTPSDAHLVTSTASIVLVAYGENFNSTMVTTSPDCSGLSGAENENCDGDAYYHQQIISDADGAQFDDLIEYITGYEIKSRVLSQKITYNQFVGGTGGETILQEEIPDPTFRNYSLNEGDYQALQGDAGDDDHDEKNQDVIAVDQNVTTALDLGKGDDYVLIGNDLSSGLTYDNKTGIISDYGSNAALDTGAGDDSVYIANDAFSEVDLGTGNDKFVISGELHELLTAGEGDDKVWIQADYSGTESSMSTDVNDSTPQDVGEPVEYDSENDAQTAIENFNENSPGSEEINRNGNQEWWVLDDGYPQENGNETVYIYRRLYYFED, encoded by the coding sequence ATGCGAAAAAGTGATACTAAATCTAAAGGGTTTACACTCGTTGAAATCTCTATTGTTCTTGGGATAGTTGGCATTATTGTAGCGGGAACGATTACTGGACTGAGCAGTTTCCAAAAAGTTAAATATCAGCAAGAATCTGAAAATAATCTTTCAAATATTAAAGAGCAGTTGCTCAAATTTTCTCAAATAAATAAGTACCTTCCTTGCCCTGATGCTGACAATGATGGACTAGAGAATAGAGTTACTGCTAATCCTGGTGCAGAATGTTCTGTGTCTATTGGTCTTGTTCCATTTGTTGATATTGGTTTAAGCCAAAGTGATACTTTTGATGGTTGGAATAACCCCATTCGATATGTTGTAAATTCCGAAGCAACGGATAGTGTGACTGTCTGTGATGCAACAGATTCAGCGAGTTTCTTTTGTAATAGAAACGACGATGGTGCATTTTTCTCTTTAGCCACCCCTCCTATCTATAATAATGATGGTAGTGGAAACTATTTTATTTGTAATGAATCAGCTACAGCTTGTTCAGGAACACCAAGTGATGCGCATTTGGTCACAAGCACGGCTTCTATAGTTTTAGTCGCTTATGGCGAAAACTTCAACTCAACAATGGTGACAACATCCCCTGATTGTTCAGGACTTTCCGGTGCTGAGAATGAGAATTGCGATGGAGATGCCTATTATCACCAACAAATAATTAGTGATGCCGATGGTGCTCAGTTTGATGATCTAATTGAGTACATCACAGGCTATGAAATTAAGTCAAGGGTGTTATCCCAAAAAATTACGTATAACCAGTTTGTCGGTGGCACGGGTGGCGAAACAATTCTTCAAGAAGAGATCCCTGATCCTACCTTTAGAAATTATTCGTTAAATGAGGGTGACTATCAGGCTTTACAGGGTGACGCTGGAGATGATGACCATGATGAAAAAAATCAAGATGTCATAGCCGTGGATCAGAACGTAACCACTGCTTTGGATTTAGGCAAAGGGGATGACTATGTTTTGATAGGAAATGATTTGTCTTCTGGCCTTACCTATGACAACAAAACTGGCATAATCAGTGATTATGGCTCAAATGCAGCACTTGATACAGGTGCAGGAGATGACAGTGTCTACATTGCTAATGATGCATTCTCCGAGGTTGATTTAGGAACAGGTAACGATAAGTTTGTTATTAGCGGAGAGCTACATGAGCTTTTAACTGCTGGGGAAGGTGATGACAAGGTCTGGATTCAAGCAGACTATTCCGGTACTGAGTCTTCTATGAGCACAGATGTAAATGATTCTACTCCACAAGATGTTGGAGAACCCGTTGAGTACGACAGTGAAAACGACGCCCAAACGGCAATCGAAAATTTTAATGAAAATAGCCCAGGTTCTGAAGAGATAAACAGAAATGGTAATCAAGAATGGTGGGTGTTGGATGATGGCTACCCTCAAGAGAATGGTAATGAAACAGTTTATATTTACAGACGCCTTTACTATTTTGAAGATTAA
- a CDS encoding prepilin-type N-terminal cleavage/methylation domain-containing protein: MRNNFKANVQSLAKKQKGFTLVEIAIVLVIIGLLLGGVLKGQELIENSKVKSVTSDFENITAAYYAYRDRTGSYPDDTSSDNTDSTGVTQFWDDLRDEGFLTGTGTGNPSHAIDGYFSYDTAGTNTGFDKAICAGNIDGSDALNIDTKFDDGDGQTGDIQNQADAAYADGTVIVLCKKL; encoded by the coding sequence ATGAGAAACAATTTCAAAGCGAACGTTCAATCGTTGGCGAAAAAACAAAAAGGTTTCACGCTCGTTGAAATCGCAATCGTACTGGTCATTATCGGTCTACTACTGGGTGGTGTACTTAAAGGTCAAGAGTTGATTGAAAACTCGAAAGTAAAATCTGTTACTTCTGATTTTGAGAATATTACTGCAGCTTATTATGCTTACAGAGATAGAACTGGTTCATATCCAGATGATACGAGCAGTGATAATACCGATAGTACTGGAGTAACGCAGTTTTGGGATGATTTAAGAGATGAAGGTTTTTTAACGGGAACAGGAACTGGAAACCCTTCTCATGCTATAGACGGATATTTTTCATATGATACTGCAGGAACTAATACTGGTTTTGACAAAGCGATTTGTGCTGGAAATATTGATGGTTCAGATGCATTAAATATCGATACTAAATTTGATGACGGAGATGGACAAACTGGTGATATCCAAAACCAAGCTGATGCCGCATATGCTGATGGTACAGTTATTGTTCTGTGTAAAAAGCTTTAA
- a CDS encoding type II secretion system protein: MKYRFGLQKGLGLLDLSIAMVIISLIFMAVPNVWTQTTQAKGRISQDLLMLQLEESMHLFLRINGFLPCPDTNGDGHESRNTNGTCKDREGGLPYADFGFSEADAWGNPWYYRVHQRTESSTYINRVCEPTSVFASSGSEDLTDFWLCPETETFYCKSASSASNCDSVCNETCVDNVSAHPTDFQNRPPYYHLSTRPVGTLKVSYGIEIQDANFQPIEEGAIATVISWGENGLGSYALTCSQSDLTTAEQENCDGDTGFVFDEPSRNKDYVLWFDMNQAKNALIQSGRLQ; this comes from the coding sequence GTGAAGTATCGTTTTGGATTACAAAAAGGTTTAGGACTCTTGGACTTGAGTATTGCCATGGTGATTATCTCGCTGATATTTATGGCAGTGCCAAATGTCTGGACTCAAACTACACAGGCGAAAGGTCGAATTAGTCAGGACTTATTGATGTTACAACTTGAAGAATCGATGCACTTGTTTCTTCGAATAAATGGGTTTTTGCCTTGTCCCGATACGAATGGCGATGGTCATGAAAGTCGGAACACAAATGGAACTTGTAAAGATCGAGAAGGTGGCTTGCCCTATGCAGATTTCGGTTTTTCTGAAGCGGATGCTTGGGGCAACCCTTGGTACTACCGAGTGCATCAACGCACGGAAAGTTCGACATATATCAACCGAGTTTGTGAGCCGACCAGCGTTTTTGCGAGTAGTGGCAGTGAGGATTTAACCGATTTTTGGTTATGTCCAGAAACAGAAACGTTTTATTGCAAATCAGCGAGTTCAGCCAGTAATTGTGATTCGGTGTGCAATGAAACTTGTGTGGATAATGTATCGGCTCATCCCACAGATTTTCAAAATCGTCCTCCTTATTACCATCTTTCTACCCGGCCGGTAGGAACTTTAAAGGTGTCTTATGGCATTGAAATTCAAGATGCGAATTTTCAACCCATCGAAGAAGGTGCGATTGCGACGGTGATTTCATGGGGAGAAAACGGTTTGGGAAGTTATGCATTGACCTGTTCCCAATCTGATTTGACGACTGCGGAGCAGGAAAACTGTGATGGTGATACCGGTTTTGTTTTCGATGAACCTAGCCGAAATAAAGACTATGTTCTTTGGTTTGATATGAATCAAGCTAAGAATGCATTAATTCAGAGTGGCAGACTTCAATAA
- a CDS encoding response regulator, producing the protein MNCLIVDDDPALRSMLGFSLESEGCSILEAASREQALACLSENDIQVVVLDMGMPPAEHSPDEGLAVLDWLSRHISKIKTIVLTGQNVEATSYLALKHGAFDFLEKPVDNLSLLQAVKRACLFYDQEEKLKDQEGLHKVSIDVSLGEGVKHVRNSAEEKLVRQVLMQTQFNVHETARLLGLKRENVYYLIKKYSIDRDDEAFSD; encoded by the coding sequence ATGAACTGCTTAATTGTGGATGACGACCCAGCATTGCGAAGCATGCTGGGTTTTTCTTTAGAATCTGAAGGTTGTTCTATTTTGGAGGCAGCTTCAAGAGAGCAGGCGCTTGCGTGTTTGTCTGAAAACGATATTCAGGTAGTTGTGTTGGATATGGGAATGCCTCCAGCGGAGCATTCACCTGATGAGGGATTGGCGGTTTTGGACTGGCTGAGCCGTCATATTTCTAAAATTAAGACGATTGTTTTAACGGGGCAAAACGTCGAGGCTACCTCCTATTTGGCGCTTAAACATGGCGCGTTTGATTTTCTTGAAAAACCGGTAGATAACCTGAGTTTGTTGCAAGCTGTCAAAAGAGCCTGTCTGTTTTATGATCAAGAAGAAAAGCTTAAGGATCAAGAAGGACTACACAAGGTTTCAATTGATGTGTCCTTGGGCGAAGGCGTTAAGCATGTCAGAAATTCAGCAGAAGAGAAGTTGGTAAGACAGGTTTTGATGCAAACCCAGTTCAATGTGCATGAAACGGCTCGTTTGCTCGGCTTAAAGCGTGAAAATGTGTACTACTTAATCAAGAAGTATTCCATTGACCGAGATGACGAGGCTTTCTCAGATTAG
- a CDS encoding prepilin-type N-terminal cleavage/methylation domain-containing protein encodes MKQRRQTGFSLVEISIVLGVLGVIVGGGVSSYNAFIDNAYQNSTKAKLEQTKRALLDYVTVNYHMPCPDSFDDGDYDGKEDREPDGTCTASTGFVPYGEIGRSKADSSDEWHNVFAYGVNADVNSLSDMSSNDGSTTQESQGNTEASYFANQTIVHSVGNSDISLPYFGLDTPVTSSTDFSTYTSNSYTVCKRDSAKCASASDYEVQSIPAVLVAFNENGANLALDTCAGKTLSLREAMNCTNTGANERKLWRGMFSDKAADFFDDQIVTISAYEIKQQVLDRLNQFTLNLGGDRGSDWRCYKMIVNEELSNSNQLNISTSGNNAYLVTKDMTISGNFGLKAGDDILGVLGSVGAIDGKAGTDLVVVSQDVYSGLSGFQIVAAKINNVEYICHYEDLNSCYDVAMGTLVNPNDSGYEILKALVISIDYDQNCGAG; translated from the coding sequence ATGAAGCAAAGACGACAAACAGGTTTCTCACTGGTTGAAATTTCCATTGTTTTAGGGGTTTTAGGCGTTATTGTTGGAGGGGGTGTCTCCTCTTATAATGCATTTATCGATAACGCTTATCAAAATAGCACCAAAGCCAAACTTGAGCAGACCAAGCGAGCGTTATTGGATTATGTAACGGTTAATTATCATATGCCGTGTCCAGATAGTTTTGATGATGGCGATTATGATGGCAAGGAAGACCGAGAGCCAGATGGAACTTGCACAGCTTCAACAGGGTTCGTTCCTTATGGTGAGATTGGTCGAAGTAAAGCCGATAGTAGTGATGAATGGCACAATGTATTTGCCTATGGTGTCAATGCGGATGTGAATAGCCTTTCAGATATGTCGTCTAATGATGGCTCGACCACTCAAGAGTCTCAAGGCAATACCGAAGCAAGCTATTTTGCCAATCAAACGATTGTGCATAGTGTTGGAAATTCAGATATTTCATTACCCTATTTTGGTTTGGATACTCCTGTTACTTCCTCAACCGACTTTAGTACCTACACCAGTAACAGTTATACCGTTTGTAAACGCGACTCGGCTAAGTGCGCCAGCGCGTCAGATTATGAAGTGCAATCTATTCCAGCGGTATTGGTGGCGTTTAATGAAAATGGTGCTAATTTGGCTTTAGACACATGTGCTGGAAAAACTCTGAGTTTAAGAGAAGCAATGAATTGTACAAATACTGGGGCAAATGAGCGAAAGCTTTGGCGCGGTATGTTTTCAGATAAGGCTGCCGATTTCTTTGATGACCAAATCGTGACCATCTCCGCCTATGAAATCAAACAGCAAGTTTTGGATCGGTTAAATCAATTTACATTGAATTTAGGTGGTGATAGAGGTTCAGATTGGAGGTGCTACAAAATGATTGTTAATGAAGAGCTTTCCAATAGCAACCAGCTTAACATCAGTACTAGCGGTAATAATGCTTACTTAGTCACAAAAGATATGACAATTTCTGGTAATTTTGGCTTGAAAGCCGGTGATGATATTTTAGGTGTCTTGGGGTCGGTTGGGGCAATCGATGGTAAGGCTGGGACAGATTTGGTTGTGGTATCGCAAGACGTCTATTCAGGGCTTTCAGGTTTCCAGATAGTTGCAGCAAAAATCAATAACGTTGAATATATCTGTCATTATGAAGATTTAAACTCTTGCTATGATGTTGCAATGGGCACTTTGGTGAACCCAAATGATTCAGGGTATGAGATTTTAAAAGCTTTAGTGATTTCAATCGATTATGATCAAAACTGTGGTGCAGGATAA
- the miaB gene encoding tRNA (N6-isopentenyl adenosine(37)-C2)-methylthiotransferase MiaB, translating to MAQDALQTTLTETPFTGGLHVITYGCQMNEYDSDKMASLLQKTYGLELVENPDDADVVLMNTCSVREKAQEKVFSELGRWRKWKAKKPNRIIGVGGCVASQEGDVIRQRAPAVDVIFGPQTLHRLPAMIDEALRVRGDDSIKKKKAVIDISFPEIEKFDNLPEPEVNGVSAMVSIMEGCSKYCTFCVVPYTRGEEVSRPFEDVMAEIRSLAAQGVREINLLGQNVNAYRGEMADGDIADLAVLMHAMRTIDGIDRIRYTTSHPNEMTQSIIDCYAEIPELVSHLHLPIQSGADRVLALMKRNHMVLEYKSTIRKIREHRPNLSLSGDFIVGFPGETCDDFKETLKLVEELNYDRSFSFIYSARPGTPAASLPDEEPMEKKKRRLYFLQEQLNKQTAAISEGMVGTIQRILVERLSRNSFTEIAGRTENNRVVNVEGSPDLIGQFIDVKITEAYTNSLKGEIVATPEADKFVAPQFHAL from the coding sequence ATGGCACAGGACGCGTTGCAAACCACTTTGACAGAGACTCCATTCACGGGTGGTCTTCATGTGATTACCTATGGTTGTCAGATGAATGAGTATGACTCGGATAAAATGGCGAGTCTGTTGCAAAAAACCTATGGTCTAGAGTTGGTCGAGAATCCAGACGACGCGGACGTGGTCTTGATGAACACTTGTTCAGTGCGTGAAAAAGCTCAAGAAAAAGTCTTTTCTGAACTCGGTCGTTGGCGTAAATGGAAAGCGAAAAAGCCGAATCGCATTATTGGTGTGGGCGGTTGTGTTGCCTCACAAGAAGGCGATGTGATTCGTCAACGTGCGCCAGCGGTCGATGTGATTTTTGGCCCGCAAACCTTGCACCGTTTACCGGCAATGATTGATGAAGCGCTGCGTGTGCGTGGTGATGATTCGATTAAAAAGAAAAAAGCCGTGATTGACATCTCGTTTCCTGAAATTGAGAAATTCGATAATTTGCCCGAGCCGGAAGTCAATGGCGTGTCGGCAATGGTGTCAATTATGGAAGGTTGCTCAAAGTATTGTACCTTCTGTGTGGTGCCATACACGCGCGGTGAAGAGGTTAGTCGTCCGTTTGAAGATGTCATGGCGGAAATTCGCTCTTTGGCAGCACAAGGGGTGCGTGAAATTAACCTGCTTGGGCAAAATGTGAATGCGTATCGTGGTGAAATGGCGGATGGCGATATTGCTGACTTGGCGGTGTTAATGCATGCGATGCGTACGATTGATGGCATTGACCGAATTCGTTATACAACGTCACATCCAAATGAAATGACGCAAAGCATTATTGATTGTTATGCAGAAATTCCTGAGCTGGTGTCGCATTTGCATCTGCCGATTCAATCGGGTGCGGACCGTGTTTTGGCGCTAATGAAACGTAATCACATGGTGTTGGAATATAAATCCACGATTCGAAAAATTCGTGAACATCGTCCGAACTTGAGTTTGTCGGGTGACTTTATTGTGGGCTTCCCCGGCGAAACTTGTGATGATTTCAAAGAAACGTTGAAATTGGTGGAAGAATTAAACTACGATCGCTCATTCAGTTTTATTTACTCAGCGCGTCCGGGAACACCAGCGGCGTCTTTGCCGGATGAAGAGCCGATGGAGAAGAAAAAACGTCGTTTGTATTTCTTGCAAGAACAACTGAATAAACAGACCGCCGCGATTTCTGAGGGCATGGTCGGCACAATTCAACGAATTTTGGTAGAGCGTTTGTCGCGTAATTCATTTACAGAAATCGCTGGGCGTACTGAGAATAATCGTGTGGTGAATGTGGAAGGCTCGCCGGATTTAATTGGCCAATTTATTGATGTCAAAATCACTGAGGCTTATACCAACTCGTTAAAAGGTGAAATCGTTGCGACACCCGAGGCAGATAAGTTCGTTGCACCGCAGTTTCATGCGTTGTAA